A genomic region of Paenibacillus sp. PL2-23 contains the following coding sequences:
- a CDS encoding Ger(x)C family spore germination protein produces the protein MISRRRWMAWIGLVLIVLLMPGCWDEVNLQDVSYVSAIGIDYKDGQYTIYAQMLNFSSIAKTDSPPGDGNQVWIGKATGNSVLMAVHALSRSSYLTLNLEHLKTIVVQERAMSQLTDILDGLNRHRASRYTTFIYGTKVPFEELFNTESFFFQSPLNSLMYLPSPHEEDYTFIKAQTMQSFVRQLKEPAECAMLPAMTASEAYWRHGKKPMNTQLIGGVYVVHDYDYKGYAPEEEIRGIRWASQSFERVFMTAERNGTSATIVITQSHLKLRAASLEKPERFELTLQIQGYVAEMDGEMSKLEIESSIQSDVTQEIESTYRYGVSRKLDLFGLEHHLYRYHNGYWKQKVKDTEWKPESSQLEVKVKMALSDSGKFELSGSGS, from the coding sequence ATGATCTCGCGGCGGAGGTGGATGGCCTGGATCGGCTTGGTACTGATTGTCTTGCTTATGCCAGGCTGCTGGGACGAGGTCAACCTGCAGGATGTAAGCTATGTCTCGGCTATCGGCATTGATTACAAGGACGGCCAATATACCATTTATGCGCAAATGCTCAATTTCTCGTCTATTGCCAAGACGGACTCTCCGCCAGGGGACGGCAATCAGGTATGGATAGGCAAGGCCACGGGCAATTCGGTGCTGATGGCTGTCCATGCTTTAAGCCGAAGCAGCTACTTAACTTTGAACTTGGAGCATCTCAAAACGATTGTTGTTCAGGAGAGGGCGATGAGCCAGCTTACGGATATATTAGACGGTCTTAACCGTCATAGAGCTTCCAGATACACAACGTTTATTTACGGCACCAAGGTGCCGTTTGAGGAGCTGTTTAATACAGAAAGCTTCTTTTTTCAATCGCCCTTGAACAGCTTGATGTATTTGCCGAGCCCCCATGAGGAGGACTACACATTCATTAAAGCCCAAACGATGCAAAGCTTCGTGCGGCAGCTGAAGGAGCCGGCAGAATGCGCCATGCTGCCTGCCATGACGGCAAGCGAAGCCTATTGGAGGCATGGCAAGAAGCCCATGAATACACAGCTTATTGGCGGCGTATATGTGGTGCATGATTATGACTACAAGGGATATGCGCCGGAAGAGGAAATAAGGGGGATTAGATGGGCAAGCCAATCCTTCGAGCGTGTGTTCATGACAGCTGAGCGAAACGGGACTTCCGCAACGATTGTGATTACTCAATCTCATCTGAAGCTGCGCGCCGCAAGCCTCGAGAAGCCGGAGCGATTCGAGCTGACGCTCCAAATTCAAGGCTATGTCGCCGAGATGGACGGAGAAATGAGCAAGCTGGAGATCGAGAGCAGCATCCAAAGTGACGTTACCCAAGAGATCGAATCGACCTACAGGTATGGCGTAAGCCGCAAGCTGGATCTGTTTGGATTGGAGCATCATTTGTACCGATACCATAATGGATATTGGAAGCAGAAGGTAAAGGATACGGAATGGAAGCCTGAGTCCAGTCAGCTAGAAGTAAAGGTAAAGATGGCGCTGAGCGATTCCGGGAAATTCGAATTATCGGGAAGCGGCTCATAA
- a CDS encoding spore germination protein, with the protein MMDSHNIDQEALKSSLHDEILDPEAFRRQLEPCEDVFEHTIAVGGSEGLRARLFYCDGLIDSKLYHMSLLPLLENWPYPSDKPSTTFVDHPRKAFMRLESEQSAHLFARLFAGSVIITFSDDNSFYEYNISNQPSRSLEESTMELSVKGPRDGFVEQLSTNVALIRKRLRTPNLHIEYMKLGRESQTEIALLHMPNYTPEGLVDEARRRLRLIDIPSLNGAGELEELLSDRPLALFPLLDYIGRPDFVVQSLMKGRFAIIVDGTPASLIGPGNLMLLIKSPEDAHLPFYFVTLERLLRLLGLILALLLPGFWIALSSYNTDQIPFTLLATVTMARIGLPMSATMEMFLMLTLFEVFREAGVRLPRPVGQTVSVVGGLIIGDAAIRAGMTSPTMLVVAAVAAVSTFTLVNQSLAGSVTLMRIVILILASMFGMFGFFVGLFGLLLYICTLESFGQSYLTPLAPFRYKGLAALIQLPWKFADTSSSRRKKT; encoded by the coding sequence ATGATGGACAGCCACAACATCGACCAGGAGGCGCTGAAGAGCAGCCTGCATGATGAAATCCTGGATCCAGAAGCGTTTCGTCGGCAATTGGAGCCATGCGAGGATGTATTTGAGCATACGATTGCGGTGGGCGGCAGCGAGGGGCTGCGGGCAAGGTTGTTTTATTGCGACGGCTTAATTGACAGCAAGCTGTACCATATGAGCCTGCTCCCCTTGCTGGAGAACTGGCCATATCCTTCTGACAAGCCATCCACGACTTTCGTTGATCATCCTCGGAAGGCGTTTATGAGGCTGGAATCAGAGCAGTCCGCTCATTTATTCGCCAGGCTGTTCGCCGGGAGTGTGATCATCACGTTCTCCGACGACAACAGCTTCTATGAATACAACATTTCGAATCAGCCGTCCAGAAGTCTCGAGGAATCAACGATGGAGCTGTCGGTCAAGGGCCCGAGAGACGGCTTCGTCGAACAGCTATCTACCAACGTAGCGCTGATCCGCAAGCGGCTGCGGACGCCGAACCTGCATATCGAATATATGAAGCTGGGAAGGGAATCCCAGACGGAGATCGCGCTGCTTCATATGCCGAATTATACGCCGGAAGGCTTGGTGGATGAAGCCAGAAGACGTCTGCGGCTCATCGATATTCCATCATTGAACGGAGCAGGCGAGCTGGAGGAGCTGCTGTCCGACAGGCCGCTTGCCTTGTTCCCGCTGCTGGATTACATAGGCAGACCTGATTTTGTCGTCCAATCACTTATGAAGGGGAGATTCGCGATCATTGTCGATGGTACGCCGGCTTCACTGATCGGTCCCGGCAATTTAATGCTGCTCATCAAATCTCCGGAGGACGCGCATCTGCCTTTTTATTTCGTTACTCTGGAGAGGCTGCTCCGACTGCTGGGGCTTATACTGGCGCTGCTGCTGCCGGGCTTCTGGATTGCGTTGTCCTCCTACAATACGGATCAAATTCCATTCACCTTATTGGCAACCGTTACGATGGCTCGGATTGGACTGCCTATGTCCGCCACGATGGAAATGTTCCTGATGCTGACCTTGTTCGAGGTGTTCCGAGAAGCGGGTGTTCGGCTGCCGCGGCCCGTAGGCCAGACGGTATCCGTGGTGGGCGGGCTAATCATTGGGGATGCTGCAATTCGAGCTGGCATGACCTCTCCTACCATGCTCGTCGTAGCAGCCGTAGCAGCCGTATCCACCTTCACGCTGGTTAACCAATCGCTTGCAGGCTCTGTCACACTGATGCGAATCGTCATTCTGATACTTGCCTCCATGTTTGGCATGTTCGGTTTTTTTGTCGGCTTGTTCGGCCTGCTGCTGTATATCTGTACGCTGGAGTCGTTTGGCCAATCTTATTTGACGCCGCTGGCACCCTTCCGTTATAAGGGGTTGGCCGCGTTGATCCAGCTGCCATGGAAGTTTGCCGATACCTCCTCTTCAAGAAGGAAAAAAACATGA
- a CDS encoding spore coat protein has protein sequence MQHQQAQQPQHLMNEEDLASTVLADLKRVVREYATAATESTCPDIRQLFTKLLDNTLRAQGQLFQAMQQSNMYNAASPALRQELDKQAQHYQQTAQKTQQQLQQKLGGMMPHGAMMNGNQNQQGHQQPMYM, from the coding sequence ATGCAGCACCAACAAGCTCAACAACCGCAGCATCTCATGAATGAAGAGGATTTGGCGTCAACCGTGCTTGCAGATCTAAAACGCGTTGTTCGCGAATATGCAACGGCCGCAACAGAGTCAACATGTCCCGACATTCGGCAACTGTTCACCAAGCTGCTGGACAACACGCTGAGAGCGCAAGGACAGCTGTTCCAAGCGATGCAGCAAAGCAATATGTACAACGCGGCGTCCCCGGCTCTTCGCCAAGAGCTGGACAAGCAGGCGCAGCATTACCAGCAGACTGCACAGAAGACGCAGCAGCAGCTGCAGCAGAAGCTGGGCGGCATGATGCCGCATGGCGCCATGATGAATGGCAATCAGAACCAGCAGGGCCATCAGCAGCCAATGTATATGTAA